In Longibacter salinarum, a single window of DNA contains:
- the folK gene encoding 2-amino-4-hydroxy-6-hydroxymethyldihydropteridine diphosphokinase produces MTVFIALGSNMDDRMGHLRLAVNGLEAAGATIRGASPVYRSEALTLDPEEVQPDYLNAVLEIRTDRSPHDLLALAKRIEQDAGRDLSARRWSPRPLDIDLLVAGRAQISDDDLVVPHPRLAERRFVLQPWSDLAPNLVVPPPFDDTVSALLDRCPDAGSLTLDVRTWLPEFSA; encoded by the coding sequence GTGACCGTTTTTATCGCTCTCGGCTCGAATATGGATGACCGGATGGGACACCTTCGGTTAGCGGTTAACGGGCTGGAGGCAGCGGGGGCGACAATTCGTGGCGCGTCTCCCGTGTATCGGAGTGAGGCTCTCACGCTTGATCCGGAGGAGGTGCAGCCGGACTACCTGAATGCGGTGCTGGAGATTCGAACCGACCGGTCGCCGCACGATCTGCTCGCCCTGGCCAAACGGATCGAGCAGGATGCCGGCCGCGACCTTTCAGCCAGGCGGTGGTCACCCCGTCCACTCGACATTGACCTGCTGGTTGCTGGTCGAGCCCAGATCTCCGATGACGATCTGGTTGTGCCTCATCCACGGCTTGCAGAGCGACGCTTCGTGCTACAGCCGTGGTCGGACCTCGCCCCGAACCTGGTCGTCCCGCCGCCGTTCGACGATACGGTTTCGGCTCTACTCGACCGATGCCCGGACGCGGGCTCACTGACGCTCGACGTGCGTACCTGGCTCCCCGAGTTCAGTGCCTGA
- the carB gene encoding carbamoyl-phosphate synthase large subunit, translating into MPKRTDIETILLIGSGPIVIGQACEFDYSGSQASRALMDEGYRVVLVNSNPATIMTDPMTADEVYLKDLTTESIREIVEKEQPDAVLPTMGGQTALNLAQDLKDEGFWEERGIDVIGVDIDAVRRTEDRQEFRNLMEEIGLDQGRSQTAKSLLEAKEITQDLGGIPVVIRPSYTLGGSGGGIVWTADEFESKVTRGLEMSPVHQVLIEECLFGWKEYELELLRDNNDNVIIIASIENIDPMGVHTGDSVTVAPQQTLTDRQYQRMRDAAILAMNSIGTFAGGCNIQFAVEPETGRMIVIEINPRVSRSSALASKATGYPIAKVAAKLAVGYTLDELPNEITGTTSACFEPSLDYVVTKIPRFNFEKFEGVDEELTTQMKAVGEVMSIGRTFPESLQKAWQSLEIGYAGLGADRPDADRDYVRERLQKPHWDHLLHVRHAFRYGTSVEEVHDVTKIDPWFLNQVQDLVDVEDSIRETPLEEIDAAMIRHIKRHGFSDEQIAYLVPDEVDDHVVRDYRKQLGVSPTFQLVDTCAGEFPAQTPYFYSSYETFNESDVTDEKKVLILGSGPNRIGQGIEFDYSCVHGVHAARELGYEALMLNCNPETVSTDFDVADKLYFEPVFWERVLDVIDHEQPEGVILQLGGQTALKLGERFVEEGIKIFGTSHEKMELAEDRGKFSDVLRDLDIPFPPYGMAKTVKEAVNVADDIGYPILIRPSYVLGGQGMRIAINRDEVAEYVDNILSIFPGNHILLDRFLEDAIEIDVDSVCDGEEVWVTGIMQHIEPAGVHSGDSTAVLPPYSLSQEVQDTIREYVRKIALELDAIGLLNVQMVIKDGEVFVIEANPRASRTVPFVAKATGIPISNIATQVMLGEKISTFREKGRLESSLEGFAIKEPVFSWDKFPEVPKELGPEMKSTGEAIAFVDSLTDKHFAQPYEMKDLYLSR; encoded by the coding sequence ATGCCGAAGCGCACCGACATCGAAACCATCCTTCTCATCGGCTCCGGACCGATCGTCATTGGTCAGGCGTGCGAGTTTGACTATTCCGGTAGTCAGGCGTCCCGCGCGCTGATGGACGAAGGATATCGCGTGGTGCTGGTCAACTCGAATCCGGCGACCATCATGACCGATCCGATGACGGCGGACGAGGTCTACCTGAAAGACCTCACGACCGAGTCGATCCGCGAGATCGTCGAGAAAGAGCAGCCGGATGCGGTCCTCCCGACGATGGGCGGGCAGACGGCGCTAAATCTGGCGCAGGACCTCAAAGATGAAGGGTTCTGGGAAGAGCGCGGCATCGACGTTATCGGCGTCGACATTGACGCGGTGCGGCGAACGGAGGACCGGCAGGAGTTCCGGAACCTGATGGAAGAAATCGGCCTGGACCAGGGGCGGAGTCAGACGGCGAAGAGTCTGCTCGAGGCGAAAGAAATTACGCAGGACCTAGGCGGTATTCCCGTCGTCATTCGCCCGTCGTACACACTGGGAGGAAGCGGTGGCGGCATCGTCTGGACGGCCGACGAGTTTGAGTCGAAGGTTACACGCGGGCTGGAGATGAGTCCGGTGCACCAGGTTCTGATCGAGGAGTGCCTCTTTGGCTGGAAGGAGTACGAGCTGGAGCTTCTGCGCGACAACAACGACAATGTGATCATCATCGCGTCGATCGAAAATATCGACCCGATGGGAGTTCATACTGGGGACTCAGTCACAGTCGCGCCGCAGCAGACGCTGACGGATCGGCAGTACCAGCGTATGCGCGACGCTGCGATCCTCGCAATGAACTCGATCGGCACCTTCGCTGGCGGATGCAACATCCAGTTTGCCGTGGAGCCCGAAACCGGTCGGATGATCGTCATCGAAATTAATCCGCGGGTGTCGCGCTCCTCGGCTTTGGCTTCGAAGGCGACGGGATACCCGATCGCGAAGGTGGCAGCGAAGCTCGCCGTCGGATACACGCTGGACGAGCTCCCGAATGAGATTACCGGCACGACCAGTGCCTGCTTCGAGCCGTCGCTCGATTACGTCGTCACGAAAATCCCGCGCTTTAACTTTGAGAAGTTCGAAGGGGTGGACGAAGAGCTGACGACCCAGATGAAGGCGGTGGGAGAGGTCATGTCCATCGGGCGGACCTTTCCGGAAAGCCTGCAGAAAGCGTGGCAGAGTCTGGAGATCGGCTACGCCGGTCTGGGTGCTGATCGGCCGGATGCCGACCGTGACTACGTGCGCGAGCGGCTCCAAAAGCCACACTGGGATCATCTGCTTCACGTGCGACACGCCTTCCGCTACGGCACGAGCGTGGAGGAAGTGCACGACGTGACGAAGATCGACCCGTGGTTCCTCAACCAGGTGCAGGACCTCGTGGATGTGGAAGACTCGATTCGGGAGACGCCACTTGAGGAGATTGATGCCGCCATGATACGGCACATCAAGCGCCATGGATTCTCCGATGAGCAGATTGCCTACCTCGTGCCGGATGAGGTCGACGACCACGTTGTACGCGACTACCGGAAGCAGCTCGGCGTCAGCCCGACGTTTCAACTCGTCGATACGTGCGCAGGTGAGTTTCCCGCTCAAACGCCCTACTTTTATTCGAGCTACGAAACGTTCAACGAGAGCGACGTCACCGACGAGAAGAAGGTGCTGATCCTCGGCTCCGGGCCCAACCGGATCGGGCAGGGCATCGAATTCGACTACTCCTGCGTCCACGGCGTCCACGCCGCACGCGAGCTCGGGTACGAAGCGCTCATGCTGAACTGCAACCCCGAGACCGTCTCGACCGATTTCGATGTCGCCGACAAGCTCTACTTCGAGCCGGTGTTCTGGGAGCGCGTCCTGGACGTGATCGACCACGAGCAGCCGGAAGGGGTTATCCTGCAGCTCGGCGGTCAGACGGCGCTGAAGCTGGGTGAGCGGTTCGTCGAGGAGGGAATCAAGATCTTCGGTACGAGCCACGAGAAGATGGAGCTGGCCGAAGACCGCGGCAAGTTCTCCGACGTGCTCCGCGACCTCGACATCCCGTTCCCGCCGTACGGGATGGCGAAGACGGTGAAGGAAGCGGTCAATGTCGCTGACGACATCGGCTACCCCATCTTGATCCGCCCGAGTTACGTTCTTGGCGGACAGGGTATGCGCATCGCCATCAACCGGGACGAAGTGGCCGAGTACGTCGACAACATCCTGTCGATCTTCCCCGGTAACCACATTTTGCTTGACCGATTCCTCGAAGACGCCATCGAGATTGACGTCGACTCCGTCTGCGATGGAGAGGAGGTTTGGGTCACGGGCATCATGCAGCACATCGAGCCGGCCGGCGTACACTCCGGCGACTCCACGGCCGTCCTTCCGCCGTACAGCCTTTCGCAAGAGGTCCAGGACACGATCCGCGAATACGTGCGCAAGATCGCGCTTGAGCTCGATGCGATCGGTCTTCTGAACGTGCAGATGGTGATCAAGGACGGGGAGGTGTTCGTCATCGAAGCCAACCCGCGTGCGTCACGGACGGTACCGTTTGTCGCCAAGGCGACCGGCATTCCCATCTCGAATATCGCGACGCAAGTCATGCTCGGCGAGAAGATCTCCACGTTCCGCGAGAAAGGGAGGCTGGAGTCTAGCCTAGAAGGCTTTGCAATCAAGGAGCCGGTCTTCTCCTGGGACAAATTCCCCGAGGTGCCGAAGGAGTTGGGGCCGGAGATGAAATCGACGGGCGAGGCGATCGCCTTCGTCGATTCACTCACTGATAAACACTTCGCTCAGCCGTACGAAATGAAAGATCTCTACCTTTCGCGGTAA
- the carA gene encoding glutamine-hydrolyzing carbamoyl-phosphate synthase small subunit, with translation MTASTDTPVPAKLALSDGTVVTGESIGHRGLAGGELCFNTSMTGYQEIMTDPSYVGQLMMMTYPHIGNYAATFDHDEADAPMVAGFIVRQFTRRPSNPQADETLDAYMRRHELVGISGVDTRMLVRHIRDKGVMNAVISSEELDDEVLVQKAKDWPSMDGLDLASEIGVNEPTTFCEGDGPTIVVYDYGVKRNILRSFRQRGCTVHVVPGSTPVDDAMAYDPDGIFLSNGPGDPRAMPDAIERTSRLIETGRPLFGICLGHQLLSLAQGFDVYKMFVGHRGANHPVQNLDTGKVEVTTQNHGFAVDPDTIDEAKARITHVNLNDDTVEGMRFKTFAGLSLQYHPEASPGPHDSQYLFDEFMSMIAAERNIEIAPPPESRSPVNA, from the coding sequence ATGACCGCTTCGACTGACACTCCCGTTCCCGCCAAACTCGCGCTTTCCGATGGAACCGTCGTAACCGGTGAGTCCATCGGTCATCGGGGCCTCGCCGGAGGAGAGTTGTGCTTCAATACGAGCATGACCGGGTACCAGGAAATCATGACTGATCCGTCGTACGTCGGGCAGCTCATGATGATGACGTACCCGCATATCGGAAACTACGCCGCCACGTTCGATCACGACGAGGCGGATGCCCCGATGGTGGCCGGGTTCATCGTGCGCCAGTTCACGCGCCGCCCGTCGAATCCGCAGGCGGACGAGACGCTCGACGCGTACATGCGCCGCCACGAGCTCGTCGGCATCTCGGGGGTCGATACGCGCATGCTCGTTCGCCACATCCGCGACAAGGGGGTGATGAATGCGGTAATCTCGTCGGAGGAGCTTGACGACGAGGTCCTCGTGCAGAAAGCGAAAGACTGGCCAAGCATGGACGGCCTGGATCTCGCGTCGGAGATTGGCGTCAACGAGCCTACCACCTTCTGCGAGGGCGATGGGCCAACCATTGTCGTGTACGATTACGGCGTAAAGCGAAACATTCTGCGGTCCTTCCGGCAACGTGGCTGCACCGTCCACGTCGTCCCGGGGAGTACGCCCGTTGACGACGCCATGGCATATGACCCGGATGGCATCTTTCTTTCGAATGGGCCCGGCGACCCGCGCGCAATGCCCGACGCGATCGAGCGGACCAGCCGGTTGATCGAGACGGGACGACCACTGTTCGGAATCTGTCTCGGACACCAGCTGCTCTCGCTTGCCCAGGGCTTCGACGTCTACAAAATGTTTGTCGGACATCGCGGTGCCAACCACCCTGTCCAGAATCTCGATACCGGCAAGGTCGAGGTGACGACGCAGAACCACGGATTTGCCGTGGACCCGGACACCATCGACGAGGCGAAGGCCCGCATTACCCACGTGAACCTGAATGACGATACCGTGGAGGGCATGCGCTTCAAGACCTTCGCCGGTCTGTCGCTACAGTATCACCCCGAGGCGTCGCCCGGTCCGCACGATAGTCAGTACCTGTTTGACGAGTTCATGTCGATGATTGCTGCGGAGCGCAACATCGAGATCGCTCCTCCGCCAGAGTCTCGTAGTCCGGTAAACGCCTGA
- a CDS encoding deoxynucleoside kinase codes for MPDRSSPSVSLPDDLGYLVIEGVIGAGKTTLAQLLTEAVDGRIVLEQFKENPFLERFYENKDRWAFQTELTFLASRFKQQKDLGARDLFHRIVVSDYAFDKNRIFAHQTLSGDELQLFETLYSIMEPNVPTPDLIVYLQSSPERLMENIRKRDRSYERSMDPAYIQSLHEAYDHYFRTYRKTPLLIVNAAEIDFVEHEKDLEVLLHHIANADLDGTTYVDPVVERS; via the coding sequence ATGCCCGACCGATCCTCGCCGTCCGTATCGCTTCCCGATGACCTCGGGTACCTCGTCATCGAAGGGGTGATCGGCGCTGGAAAGACGACGCTCGCGCAGCTCCTCACCGAAGCCGTCGATGGCCGCATCGTGCTGGAGCAGTTCAAGGAAAACCCTTTTCTCGAGCGTTTCTACGAGAACAAGGATCGATGGGCGTTTCAAACCGAGCTTACGTTCCTCGCCAGCCGGTTCAAGCAGCAAAAAGATCTGGGGGCCCGCGACCTGTTTCACCGCATCGTGGTGAGCGATTACGCGTTTGATAAGAACCGTATCTTCGCGCACCAGACGCTATCCGGGGACGAGCTGCAGCTGTTTGAGACGTTGTACAGCATCATGGAGCCGAACGTCCCGACGCCAGACCTTATCGTCTACCTGCAGTCTTCGCCCGAGAGGCTGATGGAAAACATCCGGAAGCGTGATCGCTCCTACGAGCGGTCGATGGATCCGGCCTATATCCAGAGCCTGCACGAAGCGTACGATCATTATTTCCGGACGTATCGGAAGACGCCGCTTCTGATCGTAAACGCTGCGGAGATCGATTTCGTCGAGCATGAAAAAGATCTGGAGGTATTGCTGCACCACATCGCCAATGCGGATCTCGATGGGACGACGTACGTGGATCCAGTTGTTGAGCGGTCGTAA
- a CDS encoding WG repeat-containing protein: protein MSDFPSSSSFRCAALLPALLILVFAGRPTLAQDAPNRFPVYQDGAWGYIDSTGTMAISPQFDEAEPFSDGRARVREGDQQKFIDATGEVVLEGAAAHVGSFHEGRAVIQPNPDGPFGYINKRGAVVIAPKFDKAHAFSEGRAAVATGEDPKRGQPMFGYIDRDGQFVVEPQFSGGGRYADGLAPVQTGGFVHGKWGYIDEQGDMVIEPQFAEALPFSDGLAVVAVETGFGESWGYIDVEGRRVVEPDFERVHRFASGAAPVKRERRRWTYIDAEGEPAFEKKFAYAEPFRGPLARAATEISDKMRNHVTLSSSVGDGDWIYIDRDGQKVWPAPASPAAAEAPIAVEEAAPAEEKTSSNADDPFVTRFEALLPDELPGGFARTDVEKNLGGDKPNVKSTYEGEAGALEMRLGRVRTGWSEARAKMDQGATVQEAMIKTTYRDHAAYERTPDGDERQIFVVIDPGALVVSVTAPPDGPPIQDLRSALGALDWDQIETLAQDAPETAAAPTPPVNAPDGFATYAAEVGGAQVAFAHPEDWAVVDLSLMNSLLKSIVVMRSREAAQKQFGNGVDLSTNDEPRLVTPDNVVITLGVINDGPTPKQFVQSIVQDPPLREADVTEPRSETTVNGRAALAATMRGTDADGHPAIHRVLAFTTDDTLIFASILRPPEDPSDARTAVQTLLDHLTVETMQVRVQTQ, encoded by the coding sequence ATGTCAGATTTTCCCTCCTCCTCTTCGTTTCGATGCGCTGCCCTGCTGCCGGCGCTACTCATCCTTGTCTTTGCCGGGCGGCCGACGCTCGCGCAAGACGCGCCCAACCGCTTCCCCGTCTACCAGGACGGGGCGTGGGGCTACATCGATTCGACCGGGACGATGGCCATCTCGCCGCAGTTCGACGAGGCCGAGCCGTTCTCTGATGGACGCGCACGCGTTAGGGAAGGGGATCAGCAGAAGTTCATCGACGCGACCGGCGAGGTGGTGCTGGAAGGGGCTGCTGCACACGTTGGCTCCTTCCATGAAGGCCGCGCGGTCATACAGCCGAATCCCGACGGCCCATTTGGATACATCAACAAACGCGGGGCCGTTGTCATCGCCCCAAAGTTCGACAAGGCCCATGCGTTCTCCGAAGGCCGGGCCGCCGTCGCCACCGGCGAAGACCCGAAGCGTGGACAACCAATGTTCGGTTACATCGACCGGGACGGGCAGTTCGTGGTGGAGCCGCAGTTCTCGGGCGGCGGGCGTTATGCCGACGGGCTGGCCCCCGTACAGACGGGCGGGTTCGTGCACGGGAAATGGGGCTACATCGACGAACAGGGTGACATGGTGATCGAGCCGCAATTTGCGGAAGCATTGCCCTTTTCGGACGGCCTCGCTGTTGTAGCCGTGGAAACGGGATTCGGCGAATCCTGGGGCTACATCGATGTGGAGGGCCGACGGGTCGTTGAGCCGGACTTCGAACGCGTGCATCGGTTCGCCAGCGGCGCGGCCCCTGTGAAGCGAGAGCGCCGCAGGTGGACGTACATCGACGCGGAGGGAGAGCCGGCTTTCGAGAAAAAATTCGCGTATGCTGAGCCGTTCCGTGGGCCGCTGGCGCGTGCGGCAACGGAAATCAGCGACAAGATGCGAAATCACGTCACCCTTTCCTCTAGCGTAGGCGACGGGGACTGGATCTATATCGACCGGGATGGGCAAAAGGTGTGGCCGGCTCCTGCCTCGCCCGCTGCGGCCGAAGCGCCGATAGCGGTGGAAGAGGCGGCTCCTGCCGAAGAGAAAACATCTTCGAATGCCGATGACCCGTTCGTCACCCGATTCGAAGCCCTGCTGCCCGACGAACTCCCCGGCGGCTTCGCGCGCACCGACGTGGAGAAAAACCTCGGGGGCGACAAGCCCAACGTGAAGAGCACCTACGAAGGCGAAGCGGGAGCGCTCGAAATGAGGCTGGGCCGCGTTCGCACGGGCTGGAGCGAAGCACGCGCCAAGATGGATCAAGGGGCGACTGTGCAGGAAGCCATGATAAAAACCACGTACCGAGATCATGCCGCCTACGAGCGAACGCCTGACGGCGACGAACGGCAGATTTTCGTCGTGATCGACCCCGGCGCCCTGGTCGTCTCGGTTACCGCTCCCCCCGACGGACCGCCCATTCAGGATCTCCGCAGCGCGCTGGGTGCGCTGGACTGGGATCAGATCGAAACGCTCGCGCAGGATGCCCCCGAAACGGCTGCTGCCCCCACACCTCCTGTGAACGCCCCGGACGGCTTCGCCACCTACGCGGCGGAGGTCGGCGGTGCGCAAGTGGCCTTCGCTCATCCCGAAGACTGGGCGGTGGTTGACCTCAGCTTGATGAACTCGCTTCTGAAAAGCATCGTCGTCATGCGCAGCAGAGAGGCCGCCCAGAAACAATTTGGGAACGGAGTCGACCTGTCCACCAACGATGAGCCGCGCCTCGTCACGCCCGATAATGTGGTCATAACGCTTGGGGTGATCAACGACGGGCCGACGCCGAAGCAGTTCGTGCAGAGCATCGTCCAGGATCCTCCGCTACGCGAAGCGGACGTCACCGAGCCCCGTAGCGAGACGACTGTGAACGGGCGTGCCGCACTGGCGGCCACCATGCGCGGCACCGACGCAGACGGCCACCCTGCGATCCATCGAGTCCTCGCCTTCACAACAGACGACACGCTGATTTTCGCATCCATCCTGCGCCCGCCCGAAGACCCGTCGGATGCTCGCACGGCCGTACAGACGCTGCTCGACCACCTCACGGTGGAGACGATGCAAGTCAGAGTGCAGACGCAATAG
- a CDS encoding tail fiber domain-containing protein encodes MSLGYSRSTPFLLAVALLTLAFVCIPDDGRAQPVPVTKIENAAGDSVLTVFEDGSFAAYGEEGTGTIPIQGEGARMMWYPNKAAFRAGEVTGTQWDEANVGEHSVAFGLDTDATGVRSTAMGLSSSAAGNGSTAMGNGTLASGTGAVSMGNLTRAEGDESTSMGDRTEAATDQSLSIGRYNDANTSVDNTLFVAGNGSFSSRSDALVLDYNGNMTIAGTLTENSDRRLKEQIQPLAGSILGKLGHIRPVHFRFKDKRTHPSGTQLGLIAQEVQSQFPRLVSEGASGYLSVSYSKFTAVLLKGLQEQQSQIQEQWKQIDRLEAEQAKVASLRKENDAIKKRLARLEQGETDAAAYAGWSASAPLGGLLALLLLAGGVVAWRRFDALSSIKTLTGLLATGLLVIGSILAAPVAHAQATFAVELTDEGHKTLKVLQKAGADSEAYERLNRDARQMKGGDENPNLWIHRLLAEHTRFVYKGSSPVKARLVMLLTDGNGDVRERFQSDPFKLKPGGHATGTFFPGDTLFPGDTLFPGDTLFPGDALSPTHSFTSREAQALGRRGTAKSLLGNLKKGQRGLVVALVPAGDALDGKVRLTTMGLALNPVR; translated from the coding sequence ATGAGTTTAGGCTATTCACGATCGACTCCGTTCCTTCTCGCCGTTGCGCTTCTCACATTGGCCTTCGTCTGCATTCCCGATGACGGCCGTGCCCAACCGGTGCCCGTCACCAAGATCGAAAATGCCGCCGGCGACTCGGTGCTGACCGTCTTTGAGGACGGTAGCTTCGCGGCCTACGGGGAAGAAGGCACCGGCACGATTCCTATCCAAGGCGAAGGCGCGCGGATGATGTGGTATCCCAACAAGGCCGCCTTTCGTGCTGGGGAAGTCACCGGTACGCAGTGGGACGAAGCCAATGTCGGTGAACACTCGGTAGCGTTCGGATTGGACACGGACGCCACCGGGGTACGATCCACCGCCATGGGCTTAAGTTCGAGTGCCGCGGGCAACGGGTCTACGGCGATGGGCAACGGGACCCTTGCCAGCGGCACCGGGGCCGTGTCAATGGGCAACCTCACCCGAGCTGAAGGGGACGAGTCTACGTCGATGGGCGATCGCACAGAGGCCGCGACCGACCAATCCCTCTCCATTGGCCGATACAACGACGCCAACACCTCCGTCGACAATACTCTCTTCGTGGCCGGCAACGGCTCATTCAGCAGCCGCTCCGATGCGCTGGTGCTCGACTACAACGGCAATATGACGATTGCCGGCACGCTCACGGAGAACTCCGACCGCCGTCTCAAAGAGCAGATCCAGCCACTCGCCGGCAGCATTCTCGGCAAGCTTGGTCACATTCGACCAGTACACTTCCGCTTCAAAGATAAGCGCACCCACCCTTCGGGCACCCAGCTCGGCCTTATCGCGCAGGAAGTGCAGTCGCAGTTTCCCAGGCTCGTCAGTGAGGGCGCGAGCGGGTATCTCTCCGTCTCGTACTCGAAATTCACGGCCGTCTTGTTGAAGGGCCTACAGGAGCAGCAGTCGCAAATCCAGGAGCAGTGGAAGCAAATCGATCGGCTGGAGGCGGAGCAGGCCAAGGTCGCGTCGCTGCGCAAGGAGAACGACGCCATCAAAAAGCGACTGGCCAGGCTGGAGCAGGGAGAGACGGACGCTGCCGCGTACGCAGGATGGAGCGCGTCGGCCCCTCTCGGCGGCCTGCTCGCGCTGTTGCTGCTTGCCGGTGGTGTCGTCGCGTGGCGGCGCTTCGACGCTCTTTCAAGCATCAAGACCCTGACAGGTCTGTTGGCAACGGGCCTGCTGGTGATCGGGAGTATTCTCGCTGCCCCGGTTGCGCACGCCCAGGCCACCTTCGCCGTGGAGCTCACGGACGAGGGCCACAAAACCCTGAAGGTCCTCCAAAAAGCCGGAGCAGACAGCGAGGCCTATGAGCGGCTAAACCGCGACGCCCGGCAAATGAAAGGGGGCGACGAAAATCCTAACCTGTGGATCCACCGCCTGCTGGCCGAGCACACGCGCTTCGTCTATAAAGGATCGAGCCCCGTCAAGGCGCGGCTGGTGATGCTTCTTACCGACGGCAATGGCGACGTGCGAGAGCGCTTCCAGAGCGACCCATTCAAGCTGAAACCCGGTGGGCACGCAACCGGCACGTTCTTTCCCGGCGATACACTCTTTCCAGGTGATACCCTATTTCCCGGCGATACGCTCTTCCCGGGCGATGCGCTTTCCCCTACCCATTCGTTCACGTCCCGGGAGGCCCAGGCTCTTGGCCGGCGCGGAACGGCCAAGAGCCTGCTCGGCAACTTGAAAAAAGGGCAGCGCGGCCTTGTCGTGGCGCTTGTCCCGGCGGGCGATGCGCTGGACGGCAAGGTGAGGCTCACAACGATGGGACTGGCGCTTAATCCGGTTCGGTAG
- a CDS encoding energy transducer TonB encodes MMSPSSSNLALPVAATSRRTVISFLIASAAALTLVLSACGGSKKTAEGLEMYIADSVDTPPKIIGGMNKVYELTTYPQDAQEVDAYGTVWVRGIVTVRGHATRLRIVQGGHRSLERVALDVVSQLTFEPAKIDKGPVPSEVEIPVTFPPPKPEDES; translated from the coding sequence ATGATGTCACCGTCTAGTTCGAATCTCGCACTGCCCGTAGCGGCCACGTCGCGTCGCACCGTCATCAGCTTTCTCATTGCGTCCGCTGCGGCGCTCACACTGGTGCTTTCCGCATGCGGCGGGTCGAAGAAGACGGCGGAAGGGCTCGAGATGTACATTGCCGATTCCGTTGACACTCCGCCGAAGATTATCGGTGGGATGAACAAAGTCTACGAGCTGACCACGTATCCACAGGACGCACAGGAAGTGGACGCCTACGGAACGGTCTGGGTGCGAGGGATCGTGACGGTCCGGGGGCACGCAACGCGGCTCCGCATTGTGCAGGGCGGCCACCGGTCGCTTGAGCGCGTGGCTCTCGACGTTGTAAGCCAGCTGACGTTCGAACCGGCCAAGATCGACAAAGGACCCGTACCGTCGGAGGTCGAAATCCCTGTCACGTTCCCGCCACCAAAGCCGGAGGACGAATCCTGA
- a CDS encoding energy transducer TonB, with protein MSSVSHRNESYRLHILGSTTGVLIVMTALVWWWPTFVSVPSELPYRDQATDFVQIEEIQPTNHSQDLKPPPPAPLPPIVVPQDIIVEVEFDGSSNLVIDEPGEDATIQEGATGPTAARSTSVSARLFRTVQPEYPASARKADVRARVVVEVDVNEQGRVTDATVLRRERVNGSRTKLVSSLGYGIEESALSAARRSVFRPAQDNGEPVPTRTTITFTFGEETR; from the coding sequence ATGTCTTCTGTATCGCACAGAAATGAGTCGTACCGACTTCACATCCTGGGGTCCACGACCGGGGTGCTGATCGTCATGACAGCACTCGTCTGGTGGTGGCCTACCTTTGTCTCCGTCCCGTCGGAACTGCCTTACCGGGATCAGGCAACTGACTTCGTTCAGATCGAGGAGATCCAACCGACAAACCATTCGCAGGATCTGAAGCCACCTCCACCGGCGCCACTTCCTCCCATCGTCGTGCCGCAAGATATTATTGTCGAGGTCGAATTCGACGGCTCGAGCAATCTCGTCATCGACGAGCCGGGAGAGGATGCGACCATTCAGGAAGGCGCCACGGGTCCGACCGCGGCCCGCTCGACAAGTGTGAGCGCTCGTCTTTTCCGAACGGTTCAACCAGAATACCCTGCCTCTGCGCGAAAAGCAGACGTTCGCGCCCGTGTGGTTGTCGAGGTGGACGTCAACGAGCAGGGACGTGTCACAGATGCGACTGTTCTTCGTCGCGAAAGAGTTAATGGATCCCGAACAAAGCTCGTCTCTTCGCTGGGGTATGGCATCGAGGAGTCGGCTCTCTCCGCCGCTCGTCGGTCCGTCTTCCGCCCCGCCCAGGACAACGGCGAGCCCGTGCCGACCCGAACGACCATAACCTTTACGTTTGGCGAGGAAACGCGCTAG